Proteins encoded within one genomic window of Spiroplasma endosymbiont of Agriotes lineatus:
- the secA gene encoding preprotein translocase subunit SecA: protein MKFFNKYKSVLKNIRANVQEILDLDLEMQELSDDSLKNKTNEFKKRLKAGNTVDDILIEVFAVAREATRRVSGLHAFAVQLEGGIVLHNGDVAEMRTGEGKTLTAIMPMYLNALLGKGVHIVTVNEYLAQRDAEINGAVLEFLGLTVGVNLRDLSNNQKRKAYLCDVTYTTNSELGFDYLRDNMVHAYDEKVQRGLNFAIVDEADSVLIDESRTPLIISGGSKSREPLYENADRFAKSLDKKADIKIDLETKQAALTISGVKKAEKHFGIKNLFSLEQSELFHHILNALKAVHVFTNGIEYVAQNDEIILVDQFTGRLMPGRAYSDGLQQALQAKEAVTIEHETTTLATITYQNFFRLYNKLSGMTGTAKTEEEEFIKIYNMRVMEIPTNLPIVRKDDIDLVFASQSSKYKALLKEVKERHIKGQPILIGAASITTSEEVSNILKEAKIVHNVLNARNHVQEAEIIAGAGQIGAVTIATNMAGRGTDIKLGDGVIALGGLAVLGTERNEARRIDNQLRGRSGRQGDPGYSRFYLSVEDELMLRFGSKKLQGLFSRLGDDHIQSKLLSRSITNAQKKVEGLNFDTRKNLLDYDNILAQQREVMYEQRNAILQTKVYAPLVERMIFTVSGDLLNIFTKEINKEIMIDFVSLVKSLEKKLINSNHELDAKKLRSMTRHDAVLSIGRVIFNHYQKTIENIPEAMLWKIENQIILQAFDHHWTEHIDGSSKLRTGIYLRSYGQSNPLHAYIDESAQLFNRMRINIAHQVVISLCSLEIGPDVDDGISEEVMEAIERTKTKQGG from the coding sequence ATGAAGTTTTTTAATAAATATAAAAGTGTTTTAAAAAACATTAGAGCTAATGTTCAAGAAATTTTAGATTTAGATTTAGAAATGCAAGAATTATCTGATGATAGTTTAAAAAATAAAACTAATGAATTTAAAAAGCGATTGAAAGCTGGTAATACTGTAGATGATATTTTAATTGAAGTTTTTGCTGTAGCACGTGAAGCAACAAGAAGAGTTTCGGGATTACATGCTTTTGCTGTTCAGTTAGAAGGAGGTATTGTTTTACATAATGGTGATGTTGCGGAAATGCGAACTGGCGAAGGAAAGACTTTAACAGCGATTATGCCAATGTATTTAAATGCTTTACTTGGTAAGGGCGTTCATATTGTTACTGTTAATGAATATTTAGCACAGCGTGATGCTGAAATTAATGGTGCGGTGTTAGAATTTTTAGGTTTAACAGTTGGTGTTAATTTAAGAGATTTAAGTAATAACCAAAAGCGAAAAGCTTATTTGTGCGATGTTACATATACTACTAACTCGGAATTAGGATTTGATTATTTAAGAGATAACATGGTACATGCTTATGATGAAAAAGTCCAACGCGGGTTGAATTTTGCAATTGTTGATGAGGCTGATTCAGTTTTAATTGATGAGTCAAGAACACCGTTAATTATTTCTGGTGGTTCTAAAAGTCGTGAACCCTTATATGAAAATGCTGACCGGTTTGCTAAAAGTTTGGATAAAAAGGCAGATATTAAAATTGATTTAGAAACTAAACAGGCGGCTTTAACGATATCTGGTGTTAAAAAGGCAGAAAAACATTTTGGTATTAAAAACTTGTTTAGTTTGGAGCAATCAGAATTATTTCATCATATTTTAAATGCTTTAAAAGCTGTTCATGTTTTTACGAACGGGATTGAATATGTTGCTCAAAATGATGAAATAATTTTAGTTGATCAATTTACAGGGCGGTTAATGCCAGGGAGAGCTTATAGTGATGGTTTGCAACAAGCATTACAGGCTAAAGAAGCAGTTACCATTGAACATGAAACGACAACGCTGGCAACTATTACTTATCAAAATTTCTTTCGCTTATACAATAAATTGAGCGGGATGACAGGAACAGCAAAAACGGAAGAAGAAGAGTTTATTAAAATTTATAATATGCGAGTAATGGAAATTCCCACCAATCTTCCTATTGTGAGAAAAGATGATATAGATTTGGTTTTTGCATCACAAAGTTCTAAATATAAGGCTTTACTTAAAGAGGTTAAAGAAAGACATATCAAAGGGCAACCAATACTAATCGGAGCAGCATCAATTACGACATCTGAGGAAGTATCAAATATTTTAAAAGAAGCTAAAATAGTTCATAATGTTTTGAATGCGCGAAATCATGTTCAAGAAGCAGAAATTATTGCTGGTGCGGGACAAATTGGGGCTGTTACAATTGCTACTAATATGGCCGGAAGAGGCACTGATATTAAATTAGGTGATGGTGTTATCGCCTTAGGTGGTTTGGCTGTTTTAGGTACGGAACGAAATGAAGCTAGAAGAATTGATAATCAGTTACGAGGTAGATCGGGTCGTCAAGGAGATCCGGGTTATTCAAGATTTTATCTTTCAGTAGAAGATGAATTAATGCTTCGTTTTGGTAGTAAAAAATTACAAGGATTATTTAGTCGTTTAGGAGACGATCATATTCAATCAAAATTATTATCGCGAAGTATTACTAATGCTCAAAAAAAAGTTGAAGGATTAAATTTTGATACTAGAAAGAATTTGTTGGATTATGATAATATTTTAGCTCAGCAAAGAGAAGTAATGTATGAACAACGCAATGCAATTTTGCAAACTAAGGTTTATGCTCCATTGGTTGAAAGAATGATTTTTACTGTTAGTGGTGATTTATTGAATATTTTTACAAAAGAGATTAATAAAGAAATTATGATTGATTTTGTTAGTTTAGTAAAAAGTTTAGAAAAAAAGTTAATTAACAGTAATCATGAATTAGATGCTAAAAAATTACGCTCAATGACGCGACATGATGCCGTTTTATCAATTGGACGGGTAATTTTTAATCATTATCAGAAAACTATTGAAAATATTCCTGAAGCAATGTTATGAAAAATTGAAAATCAAATTATTTTACAAGCTTTTGATCATCATTGAACAGAACATATTGATGGTTCTAGTAAATTAAGAACGGGAATTTATTTGCGAAGCTATGGGCAGTCAAATCCGTTACATGCATATATTGATGAATCAGCCCAATTATTTAATCGAATGCGAATTAATATTGCTCATCAAGTAGTTATTAGTTTGTGTAGTTTAGAAATTGGTCCTGATGTTGATGATGGTATATCAGAGGAGGTAATGGAGGCTATTGAGAGAACAAAGACAAAGCAAGGTGGTTAG
- the uvrB gene encoding excinuclease ABC subunit UvrB, with translation MFKLVADFKPAGDQPKAIASLIQGIRENQQFQVLLGATGTGKTYTIANVITKINKPTLILSHNKTLAMQLYVELKGMFPENRVEYFVSNFDFYQPEAYMPKTDTYIDKTAKSNSDIEMMRLSAMNVLVTRKDVIVVASVAAIYGAQDPNEYKKSFFEIRNGQKIERKVLLHFLINSGYTRNDLEIRPGMFTAKGDVIKLAPGWTDEFYLRIDLFDDDINEIAKIDVLTGKLIERYQSFTIFPAQDYIISKERLAKAIARIEAELIKYLEVLKANNQLLEYQRIEQRTNRDLEALQEFGICSGIENYSRHLDLRDKDVPPYTLIDYFGDDFVTIIDESHISLPQARGMFNTDRSRKQTLVNYGFRLPSALDNRPLNFIEFMNKLKTVIYTSATPGDFELNQVNYQVTEQIIRPTGLVDPTIVVKPTMNQIDDIIENILVRKENCERVLITTLTIRQAEDLTTYLQERNIKVAYLHSELKTLDRSKILLELRKGVYDAVVGINLLREGLDIPEVSLICILEANKQGFLRDARSLIQTIGRAARNVNGNVIMYADTISDAMQKATAETLRRRNVQIAYNKEHNIIPQTIKKKIDDSLFANKLLQEFDIINKRKSKDYLKTKTQIISDLRKEMLVAAKDLQFERAAQLRDLILELETE, from the coding sequence ATGTTTAAATTAGTTGCTGATTTTAAGCCAGCAGGTGATCAACCAAAGGCGATTGCAAGTTTAATACAAGGAATAAGAGAAAATCAACAATTTCAAGTGTTATTAGGAGCAACTGGTACGGGAAAAACTTATACGATTGCTAATGTTATTACTAAAATTAATAAACCAACTTTAATTTTGTCACATAATAAAACCTTGGCAATGCAATTATATGTTGAATTAAAAGGCATGTTTCCTGAAAATCGTGTGGAATATTTTGTTTCCAACTTTGATTTTTATCAACCAGAAGCATATATGCCAAAAACTGATACATATATTGATAAGACAGCAAAATCTAATAGTGATATTGAAATGATGCGGTTAAGTGCGATGAATGTTTTAGTTACTAGAAAAGATGTTATTGTTGTGGCATCAGTTGCTGCTATTTATGGTGCACAAGATCCTAATGAATATAAAAAATCTTTTTTTGAAATTCGTAATGGTCAAAAAATTGAGAGAAAAGTGTTATTACATTTTCTTATTAATTCTGGTTATACTCGTAATGATTTAGAAATTCGTCCGGGAATGTTTACTGCAAAAGGTGATGTTATTAAGTTGGCACCGGGTTGAACGGATGAATTTTATTTACGCATTGATTTGTTTGATGATGATATTAACGAAATTGCTAAGATTGATGTTTTAACTGGTAAATTAATTGAAAGATATCAATCTTTTACAATTTTTCCTGCTCAAGACTATATTATTTCCAAAGAAAGATTAGCAAAGGCAATTGCTAGAATTGAAGCAGAATTAATAAAATATTTAGAAGTCTTAAAAGCTAATAATCAATTATTAGAATATCAAAGGATTGAACAAAGAACTAATCGTGATTTAGAAGCCTTGCAAGAGTTTGGTATTTGTAGTGGTATTGAAAATTATTCCCGACATTTAGATTTAAGAGATAAAGATGTGCCACCATATACTTTAATTGATTATTTTGGTGATGATTTTGTAACTATTATTGATGAATCACATATTTCTTTACCACAAGCCAGAGGAATGTTTAATACTGATCGGAGTAGAAAACAAACATTAGTTAATTATGGTTTTCGTTTACCGAGTGCCTTAGATAATCGACCATTAAATTTTATAGAATTTATGAATAAATTAAAAACAGTGATATATACATCAGCAACTCCGGGTGATTTTGAATTAAATCAAGTTAATTATCAAGTAACTGAACAAATTATTCGCCCGACAGGTTTAGTTGATCCAACAATTGTTGTTAAACCAACGATGAATCAAATTGATGATATTATTGAAAATATTTTAGTGCGAAAAGAAAATTGTGAAAGAGTATTAATTACGACTTTAACAATTAGACAAGCAGAAGATTTAACTACTTATTTGCAGGAGCGGAATATTAAAGTAGCATATTTGCATAGTGAATTAAAAACTTTAGATCGTTCAAAGATTTTATTAGAACTAAGAAAAGGGGTTTATGATGCTGTGGTGGGAATTAATTTATTACGCGAAGGATTAGATATTCCTGAAGTTTCGTTAATTTGCATTTTAGAGGCTAATAAGCAAGGATTTTTACGCGATGCGCGGTCATTAATTCAAACTATTGGTCGGGCGGCAAGAAATGTTAATGGTAATGTTATTATGTATGCTGATACAATATCGGATGCGATGCAAAAAGCAACGGCTGAAACGCTGCGCCGAAGAAATGTCCAAATTGCTTATAATAAAGAACATAATATTATTCCCCAGACAATAAAGAAAAAGATTGATGATTCGTTATTTGCTAATAAATTATTACAAGAATTTGATATTATTAATAAAAGAAAGTCTAAAGATTATCTCAAAACAAAAACGCAAATCATTAGTGATTTGCGAAAGGAAATGTTAGTGGCAGCAAAAGATTTACAGTTTGAACGAGCAGCACAGTTACGAGATTTAATTTTGGAATTGGAAACAGAATAA
- a CDS encoding UPF0236 family transposase-like protein, translated as MLKVGKRINTMDYLDLLIKELQKHYVNINYDKIIICGDGDAWIREIANSFGNVRYILDGYHAIKKLKQTAFNIIFENRKVTLNIWIKLYKDGNHQELIKNIRNVVKNELNKDIKTILRKASNYFSNNKQGIHHQNLEWNIGCSIESDVSHI; from the coding sequence ATGTTAAAAGTTGGTAAACGAATAAATACGATGGATTATCTTGATTTATTAATTAAAGAATTGCAAAAACATTATGTAAATATTAATTATGACAAAATAATTATTTGTGGTGATGGTGATGCTTGAATTAGAGAAATTGCCAATAGTTTTGGTAATGTTAGATATATTTTAGACGGTTATCACGCTATTAAAAAATTAAAACAAACCGCATTTAATATTATTTTTGAAAATCGCAAAGTAACATTAAATATTTGAATTAAATTATATAAAGATGGAAATCATCAAGAATTAATCAAAAATATTCGTAATGTTGTTAAAAATGAATTAAATAAAGATATTAAAACAATTTTAAGAAAGGCGAGTAATTATTTCAGTAATAATAAGCAAGGTATTCATCATCAAAATTTAGAATGAAATATCGGCTGTAGCATTGAAAGTGATGTATCACACATTTAA
- a CDS encoding PQQ-binding-like beta-propeller repeat protein, giving the protein MLIVLPYPTQEQQIKLENINYKRQKRSNNENNKINRTKIIIKTGGYVFSSGVVFNNKLYFGSGDSNVYEYDPATLLQDNKKLLLKQIKITEFILLAWFSTIKYILVHMINNVYEYDPATGQQKTVIKTEEGIWSPGVIFNNKLYIGSGDGNVYEYSNYYNLRQINNNSDNAILNELNYLNPDLDIAQLEIINKTNNSAILKIKDNLNNDNNIKIHYSIDNQQNKIINLNELIKKALFFKFRDENPNLKFKEIKDINIDNLMFSEIEITSTSDSLKSFDEKSVCFEPVNFPNISSNIQKIKIPSCSYETKAKYLFQITTGLNINNSKNIVNGWNLNIDDEMILTDFTSWNKKASEIKNTLSRDFDLSNINKQEQELILNRDLLHSPEQELSVGRKQRLTAEYVVRLLVIKTNLNLKQKINGTITAKIIDDNNEGQTITLPIKETMQILQKYSLLPNEITINKDNSISFNGKAIISRTSESDPKPIFNFRPI; this is encoded by the coding sequence TTGCTAATAGTCCTTCCTTATCCAACGCAAGAACAACAAATTAAATTAGAAAACATAAATTATAAAAGACAAAAACGAAGCAATAATGAAAATAATAAAATAAATAGAACAAAAATTATTATTAAAACAGGAGGGTATGTTTTTTCTTCGGGTGTGGTTTTCAACAATAAATTATATTTTGGTTCAGGAGATAGCAACGTTTATGAGTATGATCCCGCTACACTGCTACAGGACAACAAAAAATTGTTATTAAAGCAAATAAAAATAACTGAGTTCATTCTTCTGGCGTGGTTTTCAACAATAAAATATATTTTGGTTCACATGATTAATAATGTGTATGAATATGATCCAGCAACAGGCCAACAAAAAACTGTCATAAAAACAGAAGAAGGAATTTGATCTCCTGGTGTGATTTTCAACAATAAATTATATATTGGTTCAGGAGATGGTAATGTTTATGAATATAGTAATTACTATAATTTAAGACAAATTAATAATAATTCTGATAATGCAATTTTAAATGAATTAAATTATTTAAATCCCGATTTAGATATAGCACAACTAGAAATTATTAATAAAACAAATAATTCAGCTATATTAAAAATAAAAGATAATTTAAATAATGATAATAATATAAAAATACATTATTCAATTGATAATCAACAAAATAAAATTATTAATTTAAATGAATTAATTAAAAAAGCATTATTTTTTAAATTTCGTGATGAAAACCCTAATTTAAAATTTAAGGAAATAAAAGATATTAATATTGATAACTTAATGTTTTCTGAGATTGAAATAACCAGCACTTCAGATTCGTTAAAATCATTTGACGAAAAAAGTGTTTGTTTTGAACCAGTTAATTTTCCTAATATCTCTTCAAATATACAAAAAATTAAAATACCATCATGTAGTTATGAAACTAAGGCAAAATATTTATTTCAAATTACAACAGGATTAAACATAAATAACTCAAAAAATATAGTTAATGGATGAAATTTAAATATTGATGACGAAATGATATTAACTGATTTTACAAGTTGAAATAAAAAAGCTTCTGAAATTAAAAATACATTATCACGGGATTTTGATTTGTCTAACATAAATAAACAAGAACAAGAATTAATTTTAAATCGCGATTTGTTACATTCACCAGAACAAGAATTATCTGTGGGAAGAAAACAACGCCTTACAGCCGAATATGTAGTCAGACTACTTGTTATTAAAACTAATTTAAATTTAAAACAAAAAATTAATGGAACGATTACTGCTAAAATAATTGATGATAATAACGAAGGGCAAACAATTACATTACCAATTAAAGAGACAATGCAAATATTACAAAAATATAGTTTATTGCCCAACGAAATTACTATTAACAAAGATAATAGCATTTCTTTTAATGGAAAAGCAATAATATCAAGAACAAGTGAAAGCGATCCCAAACCAATTTTTAATTTTCGTCCAATTTAA
- a CDS encoding Mbov_0401 family ICE element transposase-like protein — protein sequence MTIFGDVTFKRRRYKYWNQKSGKFEYVCLLDKEIGLLPKQRIYFDVQFKVLSLLGDGKRYRDVLDALNHCYISKGSISNILNKYDIVEYFQLAEKETKTRIDVKNKDLYIQLDEKFLATLDHKVKKDQIIRLVTFHTGYKEKNYKNARRELENKRGHFLMLKVGKRINTMDYRDLLIKELQKHYVNINYDRIIVCGDGDAWIREIANSFGNFRYILDGYHTIKKLKQTTFNIIFESRKVTLNSWIKLYKDGNSIKN from the coding sequence ATTACAATTTTTGGTGATGTTACTTTTAAACGACGCCGATATAAATATTGAAATCAAAAATCAGGTAAATTTGAATATGTATGTTTGTTAGATAAAGAAATTGGTTTATTGCCCAAACAACGCATTTATTTTGATGTCCAATTTAAAGTTTTAAGTCTTTTGGGTGATGGTAAACGCTATCGTGATGTTTTAGATGCTCTAAATCATTGTTATATTTCAAAAGGTAGTATTTCAAATATTTTAAATAAATATGATATTGTCGAATATTTTCAACTAGCAGAAAAAGAAACTAAAACTAGAATTGATGTCAAAAATAAGGATTTATATATTCAACTAGATGAGAAATTTTTAGCGACATTAGATCATAAAGTTAAAAAAGACCAAATAATTCGTTTAGTTACTTTTCATACCGGATATAAAGAAAAAAATTACAAAAATGCTCGTAGAGAATTAGAAAACAAACGAGGTCATTTTCTAATGTTAAAAGTTGGTAAACGAATAAATACAATGGATTATCGTGATTTATTAATTAAAGAATTACAAAAACATTATGTAAATATTAATTATGACAGGATAATTGTTTGTGGTGATGGTGATGCTTGAATTAGAGAAATTGCCAATAGTTTTGGTAATTTTAGATATATTTTAGATGGTTATCATACTATTAAAAAATTAAAACAAACTACATTTAATATTATTTTTGAAAGTCGCAAAGTAACACTAAATAGTTGAATTAAATTATATAAGGATGGAAATTCCATCAAGAATTAA
- the rplQ gene encoding 50S ribosomal protein L17 has product MSFIQKRGKNTSWRQGLMRNLATELIVHERLLVTEKRAKELRKTIDKLITLAKRQDLHARRQASSILRNIDVNETETVLQKLFTDIAKRYNKRSGGYTRLLKTDDRRGDNAPMVYIELV; this is encoded by the coding sequence ATGTCATTTATTCAAAAACGCGGTAAAAATACTAGTTGAAGACAAGGATTAATGCGTAATTTAGCAACAGAATTAATTGTTCATGAAAGATTGCTCGTAACTGAGAAACGAGCTAAAGAATTAAGAAAAACAATTGATAAATTAATTACTTTAGCAAAAAGACAAGATTTACATGCCAGAAGACAAGCATCAAGTATTTTACGAAATATTGATGTTAATGAAACAGAAACGGTTTTACAAAAACTATTTACTGATATTGCTAAACGATATAATAAAAGATCTGGTGGTTATACGAGGCTTTTAAAAACTGACGACCGTAGAGGCGATAATGCACCAATGGTTTATATTGAGTTAGTTTAA
- a CDS encoding DNA-directed RNA polymerase subunit alpha, with protein sequence MKQFVRPNFKLQTENTSKNFGCFIVEPLERGFGNTIGNALRRTLLAATPGASIYGVNIKGASHEFSTIKGVVENVAQIILNLKGIILKIDSAVFKEEESVLLKVDALAGEVLASMIICPIGVEVLNGDYLIATVAKGGKLEMTMYAQNSRGYKSFDDNKRLITNIGIISMDSNYSPIVNVKYSVEPTKVGKSADLEQLFLELTTDGSVTPVEAIAIAAKILIAHLEHFVSLSEQAQSLEIISISEKQETDELEKTIEELDLTVRSYNCLRRAEIFTIGDLTNRTENDILATKNLGRKSFIEIKDKLLALGLTFKRE encoded by the coding sequence ATGAAACAATTTGTTAGACCAAATTTTAAATTACAAACTGAAAATACTAGTAAGAATTTCGGTTGCTTTATAGTAGAACCATTAGAAAGAGGATTTGGTAATACTATTGGTAACGCTTTACGAAGAACTTTATTAGCGGCAACACCAGGAGCTTCAATTTATGGTGTTAATATCAAAGGGGCTAGTCATGAGTTTTCAACAATTAAAGGAGTTGTTGAAAATGTTGCTCAAATTATTTTAAATTTAAAAGGTATTATTTTAAAAATTGATAGTGCTGTCTTTAAAGAAGAAGAAAGTGTCTTATTAAAAGTAGATGCTTTAGCTGGTGAAGTATTAGCATCAATGATTATTTGCCCGATAGGAGTTGAAGTATTAAATGGTGATTATTTAATTGCTACTGTTGCTAAAGGTGGTAAATTAGAAATGACAATGTATGCTCAAAATTCTCGTGGTTATAAATCATTTGATGATAATAAACGATTAATTACTAATATTGGTATTATTTCTATGGATTCTAATTATTCACCAATTGTTAATGTTAAATATAGCGTTGAACCAACTAAAGTTGGAAAAAGCGCTGATTTAGAACAATTATTTTTAGAATTAACAACCGATGGTTCGGTTACTCCAGTAGAAGCAATTGCAATTGCTGCGAAGATTTTAATTGCTCATTTAGAACATTTTGTTAGTTTAAGTGAACAAGCACAATCATTAGAAATTATTTCTATTTCTGAAAAACAAGAAACAGATGAATTAGAAAAAACAATTGAAGAATTAGACTTAACAGTTCGCTCATATAATTGTTTAAGACGAGCAGAAATTTTTACTATTGGGGATTTAACTAATAGAACAGAAAATGATATTTTAGCAACGAAAAATTTAGGAAGAAAATCCTTTATTGAAATTAAAGACAAATTATTAGCATTAGGGCTAACTTTTAAACGAGAATAA
- the rpsK gene encoding 30S ribosomal protein S11, with translation MAKVKKVAKKKQKKNILKGITHVHATFNNTIITMTDELGNVIAWCAAGAIGFKGTKKSTPYAAQMVAEQVAKASMEHGMRTIEVQCKGPGPGRDAAVRSLQAAGLEIISIKDVTPIPHNGCRPPKRPRG, from the coding sequence ATGGCAAAAGTAAAAAAAGTTGCAAAGAAAAAACAAAAAAAGAATATTTTAAAAGGAATTACTCATGTTCATGCAACATTTAACAATACAATTATAACAATGACTGATGAATTAGGAAATGTTATTGCTTGATGTGCGGCTGGTGCAATTGGTTTTAAAGGAACAAAGAAATCAACTCCTTATGCTGCGCAAATGGTAGCAGAACAAGTTGCTAAGGCATCAATGGAACATGGAATGAGAACGATTGAAGTTCAGTGTAAAGGACCTGGCCCAGGAAGAGACGCCGCTGTTAGAAGCTTACAAGCGGCTGGTCTGGAAATTATAAGTATTAAAGATGTAACACCAATTCCTCATAACGGGTGTCGCCCCCCTAAAAGGCCAAGAGGTTAA
- the rpsM gene encoding 30S ribosomal protein S13: MARIAGIEIPDDKRAVVALTYVYGVGLSSAQKILKQCSIDENIRVKQLTEEQLTNIRAEILKDYKVEGELRRETQLNIKRLMEIGSYRGIRHRKGLPVNGQSTKQNARTAKGPRKIVANKKK, from the coding sequence ATGGCAAGAATTGCAGGAATAGAAATCCCTGATGATAAAAGAGCTGTTGTTGCTTTAACATATGTTTATGGGGTTGGTTTATCCAGTGCTCAAAAGATTTTAAAACAATGTAGTATTGATGAAAATATTCGTGTTAAACAATTAACAGAAGAACAATTAACAAATATTAGAGCAGAAATATTGAAAGATTATAAAGTTGAAGGTGAGTTACGACGCGAAACCCAATTAAATATTAAACGATTAATGGAAATTGGTTCTTATCGTGGTATTCGCCATCGTAAAGGTTTACCAGTTAATGGTCAATCTACTAAACAAAATGCAAGAACAGCAAAAGGACCGAGAAAAATAGTTGCTAATAAGAAAAAATAG
- the rpmJ gene encoding 50S ribosomal protein L36 — protein sequence MKVRSSIKKICDKCQIINRKKCVRVICKTPKHKQRQG from the coding sequence ATGAAAGTAAGATCATCAATTAAAAAGATTTGTGATAAATGTCAAATAATTAATAGAAAAAAATGTGTGCGAGTAATTTGTAAAACCCCAAAGCACAAACAAAGACAAGGTTAA
- the infA gene encoding translation initiation factor IF-1 — translation MTAKEKETKNIIEVEGIVIECLPNTEFKVKLENNAVILAHVSGKIRMNFIRILPGDKVIIELSPYDLKRGRIIYRNK, via the coding sequence ATGACTGCCAAAGAAAAAGAAACTAAAAATATCATTGAAGTGGAAGGGATTGTTATTGAATGTTTACCTAATACTGAGTTTAAGGTAAAGTTAGAAAACAATGCAGTTATTTTAGCTCACGTTTCTGGTAAAATTCGCATGAATTTCATTAGAATTTTACCAGGTGATAAAGTAATTATTGAACTTTCTCCGTATGATTTAAAACGTGGGCGAATTATTTATCGTAATAAGTAA
- the map gene encoding type I methionyl aminopeptidase codes for MVTVKNELEIKTMRDAGKVVAKILAEVKKAIIPGIKKRDLDTIAARVLKENNAKTAFKGYYGFPNHICVSINNELIHGIANNQIIKTGDLVSIDAGAVIDGFFADAAITVGVGQIKAEYQKLITVTEEALNKAMTIIAPGVRIGSIGATIQQFVEKQGYHLPKNYTGHGIGKQLHEDPHIPNYGKYDYGLKLVTGMTICIEPMVQIGTDQTKVLNDNWTVVSLDDTYSAHFEHTILVTENGYEVLTANTHSIEEGN; via the coding sequence ATGGTTACTGTTAAAAATGAGTTAGAAATTAAAACAATGCGTGATGCGGGAAAAGTAGTTGCTAAAATATTAGCTGAAGTTAAAAAGGCAATTATTCCCGGAATAAAAAAACGCGACCTTGATACAATAGCAGCAAGAGTGTTAAAAGAAAATAATGCTAAAACAGCTTTTAAAGGTTATTATGGTTTTCCTAATCATATTTGTGTTTCCATTAACAATGAATTAATTCATGGGATTGCTAATAATCAAATTATTAAGACAGGTGATTTAGTATCAATTGATGCTGGCGCTGTTATTGATGGATTCTTTGCGGATGCCGCAATTACTGTTGGCGTCGGTCAAATTAAAGCAGAGTATCAAAAGTTAATTACTGTAACGGAAGAAGCCTTAAATAAGGCAATGACAATTATTGCTCCGGGTGTTAGAATTGGTAGTATTGGAGCAACAATTCAACAATTTGTTGAAAAACAAGGGTATCATTTGCCAAAAAATTATACGGGTCACGGGATTGGTAAACAATTACATGAAGACCCGCATATTCCTAATTATGGTAAATATGACTATGGTTTAAAACTAGTGACAGGAATGACAATTTGTATTGAACCAATGGTACAAATTGGTACTGATCAAACTAAAGTTTTAAATGATAATTGAACAGTTGTGTCCCTTGATGATACATATTCAGCTCATTTTGAACATACAATTCTAGTAACCGAAAATGGATATGAAGTTTTAACTGCCAACACACACTCAATAGAAGAAGGTAATTAA